The proteins below come from a single Hirundo rustica isolate bHirRus1 chromosome 6, bHirRus1.pri.v3, whole genome shotgun sequence genomic window:
- the IRF7 gene encoding interferon regulatory factor 7 isoform X1, producing the protein MAAPEKEREAQKLRFGQWLLNAINSGSYPGLRWIDPARTTFRVPWKHNARKDITSSDLEVFKAWAKVSRRYEEGSEDPAKWKTNFRCALSSTHMFKLEEDNSKCGDDPHKVFSIVSANLQHSREGASSIPNLVVDQQAAQQQQQAPQQQQQLELHPQDVASATAVPRSTDSTQLSILEDLLQQCDISPHDLDSLTPSWVPTGAFPAGNTPHQDTLLQPYADSSQNGCFHPTTFAQWVPTVEQPTLDTYQPTSLMPPEETGVMAPPCHLTEGTVPVQYAAEVALFVPAASPVPQPRLLLDNTDGIVSILDVTIYYRGKEFHREVVGSSRCLLTYQPPSLPESPCPWHVVHFPSPASVPDGKQRRMTEELLGIAGLQLEQRAYKVFATRWEKCRVFWALSQQLEGVEEPPPNLLCRDQETPIFDFNEFCTELRDFRNGQRRRSPDFTIYLCFGQAFSKAKPKESKLILVKLVPKFCEYYYEQVLQEGASSLDSHTISLQLSNSFDLMELIEQYNMQLG; encoded by the exons ATGGCAGCGCCGGAGAAGGAGAG GGAGGCCCAGAAGCTGCGGTTCGGACAGTGGCTGCTGAACGCCATCAACAGCGGGAGCTACCCGGGGCTGCGCTGGATCGACCCTGCGCGCACCACCTTCCGCGTCCCCTGGAAGCACAACGCCAGGAAGGACATCACCAGCAGTGACCTGGAGGTCTTCAAG gcCTGGGCAAAGGTGAGCAGGCGGTACGAAGAAGGCTCCGAGGACCCAGCCAAGTGGAAGACCAACTTCCgctgtgccctgagcagcacccaCATGTTCAAGCTGGAAGAGGACAATTCCAAGTGTGGTGATGACCCCCACAAGGTCTTCTCCATTGTCTCAG CCaacctccagcacagcagggagggagcttCCAGCATCCCGAACCTTGTGGTGGACCAGCAGGcagcacaacagcagcagcaggcaccacaacagcagcaacag ctgGAGCTCCACCCCCAAGATGTGGCCTCAGCAACTGCTGTCCCAA GAAGCACCGACTCCACACAGCTGTCAATTCTGGAGGacctgctgcagcagtgtgACATCTCTCCCCACGACCTTGACTCGCTGACCCCATCCTGGGTGCCCACAG GTGCTTTCCCTGCAGGGAACACTCCCCACCAGGACACCCTGCTCCAGCCTTACGCAGACTCCAGCCAAAACGGCTGCTTCCATCCCACGACATTTGCACAGTGGGTGCCCACGGTGGAGCAGCCCACCTTGGACACCTACCAGCCAACGAGCCTCATGCCACCTGAGGAGACTG GGGTCATGGCACCGCCGTGCCACCTGACGGAGGGCACGGTCCCCGTGCAGTACGCGGCAGAGGTGGCCCTGTTCGTGCCTGCCGCCAGCCCCGTGCCACAGCCACGGCTGCTGCTGGATAACACAG ATGGCATCGTCTCCATCCTGGACGTCACCATCTACTACCGGGGCAAGGAGTTCCACCGGGAGGTGGTCGGCAGCAGCCGCTGCCTGCTGACGTACCAGCCCCCCAGTCTGCCGGAGAGCCCGTGCCCCTGGCACGTGGTGCACTTCCCCAGCCCCGCCAGCGTGCCCGACGGCAAGCAGCGGCGCATGaccgaggagctgctgggcatcgcggggctgcagctggagcaacGCGCCTACAAGGTCTTTGCCACCCGCTGGGAGAAGTGCAGGGTGTTCTGGGCCTTGTCCCAGCAGCTCGAGGGGGTCGAGGAGCCCCCACCCAACCTGCTCTGCCGGGACCAGGAAACGCCCATCTTTGACTTCAATGAGTTTTGCACAG AGCTGAGGGACTTCCGCAACGGCCAAAGGCGGCGATCCCCTGACTTCACCATCTACCTCTGCTTTGGGCAGGCCTTCTCCAAGGCCAAGCCTAAGGAGTCCAAGCTCATCCTGGTCAAG CTGGTGCCCAAGTTCTGTGAGTACTACTAcgagcaggtgctgcaggagggagccTCCTCCCTCGACAGCCACACCATCAGCCTGCAGCTCTCCAACTCCTTCGACCTCATGGAGCTCATCGAGCAGTACAACatgcagctgggctga
- the IRF7 gene encoding interferon regulatory factor 7 isoform X2: MAAPEKEREAQKLRFGQWLLNAINSGSYPGLRWIDPARTTFRVPWKHNARKDITSSDLEVFKAWAKVSRRYEEGSEDPAKWKTNFRCALSSTHMFKLEEDNSKCGDDPHKVFSIVSANLQHSREGASSIPNLVVDQQAAQQQQQAPQQQQQLELHPQDVASATAVPRSTDSTQLSILEDLLQQCDISPHDLDSLTPSWVPTGNTPHQDTLLQPYADSSQNGCFHPTTFAQWVPTVEQPTLDTYQPTSLMPPEETGVMAPPCHLTEGTVPVQYAAEVALFVPAASPVPQPRLLLDNTDGIVSILDVTIYYRGKEFHREVVGSSRCLLTYQPPSLPESPCPWHVVHFPSPASVPDGKQRRMTEELLGIAGLQLEQRAYKVFATRWEKCRVFWALSQQLEGVEEPPPNLLCRDQETPIFDFNEFCTELRDFRNGQRRRSPDFTIYLCFGQAFSKAKPKESKLILVKLVPKFCEYYYEQVLQEGASSLDSHTISLQLSNSFDLMELIEQYNMQLG; encoded by the exons ATGGCAGCGCCGGAGAAGGAGAG GGAGGCCCAGAAGCTGCGGTTCGGACAGTGGCTGCTGAACGCCATCAACAGCGGGAGCTACCCGGGGCTGCGCTGGATCGACCCTGCGCGCACCACCTTCCGCGTCCCCTGGAAGCACAACGCCAGGAAGGACATCACCAGCAGTGACCTGGAGGTCTTCAAG gcCTGGGCAAAGGTGAGCAGGCGGTACGAAGAAGGCTCCGAGGACCCAGCCAAGTGGAAGACCAACTTCCgctgtgccctgagcagcacccaCATGTTCAAGCTGGAAGAGGACAATTCCAAGTGTGGTGATGACCCCCACAAGGTCTTCTCCATTGTCTCAG CCaacctccagcacagcagggagggagcttCCAGCATCCCGAACCTTGTGGTGGACCAGCAGGcagcacaacagcagcagcaggcaccacaacagcagcaacag ctgGAGCTCCACCCCCAAGATGTGGCCTCAGCAACTGCTGTCCCAA GAAGCACCGACTCCACACAGCTGTCAATTCTGGAGGacctgctgcagcagtgtgACATCTCTCCCCACGACCTTGACTCGCTGACCCCATCCTGGGTGCCCACAG GGAACACTCCCCACCAGGACACCCTGCTCCAGCCTTACGCAGACTCCAGCCAAAACGGCTGCTTCCATCCCACGACATTTGCACAGTGGGTGCCCACGGTGGAGCAGCCCACCTTGGACACCTACCAGCCAACGAGCCTCATGCCACCTGAGGAGACTG GGGTCATGGCACCGCCGTGCCACCTGACGGAGGGCACGGTCCCCGTGCAGTACGCGGCAGAGGTGGCCCTGTTCGTGCCTGCCGCCAGCCCCGTGCCACAGCCACGGCTGCTGCTGGATAACACAG ATGGCATCGTCTCCATCCTGGACGTCACCATCTACTACCGGGGCAAGGAGTTCCACCGGGAGGTGGTCGGCAGCAGCCGCTGCCTGCTGACGTACCAGCCCCCCAGTCTGCCGGAGAGCCCGTGCCCCTGGCACGTGGTGCACTTCCCCAGCCCCGCCAGCGTGCCCGACGGCAAGCAGCGGCGCATGaccgaggagctgctgggcatcgcggggctgcagctggagcaacGCGCCTACAAGGTCTTTGCCACCCGCTGGGAGAAGTGCAGGGTGTTCTGGGCCTTGTCCCAGCAGCTCGAGGGGGTCGAGGAGCCCCCACCCAACCTGCTCTGCCGGGACCAGGAAACGCCCATCTTTGACTTCAATGAGTTTTGCACAG AGCTGAGGGACTTCCGCAACGGCCAAAGGCGGCGATCCCCTGACTTCACCATCTACCTCTGCTTTGGGCAGGCCTTCTCCAAGGCCAAGCCTAAGGAGTCCAAGCTCATCCTGGTCAAG CTGGTGCCCAAGTTCTGTGAGTACTACTAcgagcaggtgctgcaggagggagccTCCTCCCTCGACAGCCACACCATCAGCCTGCAGCTCTCCAACTCCTTCGACCTCATGGAGCTCATCGAGCAGTACAACatgcagctgggctga